One genomic region from Jilunia laotingensis encodes:
- the clpB gene encoding ATP-dependent chaperone ClpB produces MNFNNFTIKAQEAVQDAVNLVQSRGQQAIEPVHLLAGVMKAGENVTNFIFQKLGVNGAQIAQVVDKQIDSLPKVSGGEPYLSRESNDVLQKATQYSKEMGDEFVSLEPILIALLTVKSTVSSILKDAGMTEKELRAAITELRKGEKVTSQSSEDNYQALEKYAINLNEAARSGKLDPVIGRDEEIRRVLQILSRRTKNNPILIGEPGTGKTAIVEGLAHRILRGDVPENLRDKQVYSLDMGALVAGAKYKGEFEERLKSVVNEVMKSEGNIILFIDEIHTLVGAGKGEGAMDAANILKPALARGELRAIGATTLDEYQKYFEKDKALERRFQIVQVDEPDTLSTISILRGLKERYENHHHVRIKDDAIIAAVELSSRYITDRFLPDKAIDLMDEAAAKLRMEVDSVPENLDEISRKIKQLEIEREAIKREKDQPKLDTIGKEIAELKEQEKSHKAKWQNEKSLMDKIQKNKVEIENLKFEAEKAEREGDYGKVAEIRYGTLQALNKEIEDTQEELKVMQGDSAMIKEEVDAEDIADVVARWTGIPVSKMLQSEKDKLLHLEDELHQRVIGQDEAIAAVADAVRRSRAGLQDPKRPIGSFIFLGTTGVGKTELAKALAEFMFDDESMMTRIDMSEYQEKHSVSRLVGAPPGYVGYDEGGQLTEAIRRKPYSVVLFDEIEKAHPDVFNILLQVLDDGRLTDNKGRVVNFKNTIIIMTSNMGSSYIQSQMEKLNGENKEKVVEETKKEVMNMLKKTIRPEFLNRIDETIMFLPLTEKEIKEIVLLQIKGVEKMLAGNGVELKLTDAAIDFIAQAGYDPEFGARPVKRAIQRYLLNDLSKKLLSQEVARDKAIIVDVAGDGLSFHN; encoded by the coding sequence ATGAACTTTAACAATTTTACAATTAAAGCCCAAGAAGCAGTACAAGATGCTGTGAACCTGGTACAAAGCCGGGGGCAACAAGCCATTGAACCTGTTCACTTATTGGCCGGAGTGATGAAAGCTGGGGAAAACGTGACTAACTTCATCTTCCAGAAGTTAGGTGTAAACGGTGCCCAAATAGCACAAGTCGTGGACAAGCAGATTGACTCATTGCCCAAAGTGTCAGGCGGAGAACCTTATTTAAGCCGGGAGTCTAATGACGTACTTCAGAAAGCTACTCAGTATTCAAAAGAAATGGGTGATGAATTTGTTTCTCTCGAACCGATATTAATAGCCCTGCTTACAGTAAAAAGTACTGTTTCCTCTATCCTCAAGGATGCCGGAATGACAGAAAAAGAACTTCGTGCAGCCATCACTGAATTACGTAAAGGGGAGAAAGTAACTTCACAGTCAAGTGAAGACAACTATCAGGCACTTGAAAAGTATGCGATCAACCTGAATGAAGCAGCTCGCAGCGGCAAACTCGACCCGGTGATAGGCCGCGACGAAGAGATACGACGTGTCCTTCAGATTTTGAGCCGCCGTACAAAGAACAATCCGATATTGATTGGCGAACCAGGTACGGGTAAGACTGCCATTGTTGAAGGGTTGGCTCATCGTATATTAAGAGGTGACGTTCCCGAAAATTTGCGTGACAAACAAGTTTACTCATTAGATATGGGTGCTTTGGTGGCAGGTGCTAAATATAAAGGAGAATTTGAAGAGCGATTGAAATCCGTAGTCAACGAGGTCATGAAATCCGAAGGAAACATCATTCTTTTCATCGATGAGATTCACACGCTCGTAGGTGCCGGGAAAGGCGAAGGTGCCATGGACGCAGCCAATATTCTGAAACCTGCACTCGCTCGCGGTGAGCTTCGTGCCATTGGTGCGACTACCTTGGATGAATATCAGAAATACTTCGAAAAAGACAAGGCTTTGGAACGACGCTTTCAGATCGTGCAGGTGGACGAACCTGATACGCTAAGTACCATTTCGATCTTGCGTGGGTTGAAAGAACGTTACGAGAATCATCATCACGTACGTATTAAAGACGATGCAATCATTGCTGCCGTGGAACTGAGTAGCCGTTATATTACCGATCGCTTCCTTCCGGACAAAGCTATCGATCTTATGGATGAGGCAGCAGCCAAGTTACGTATGGAAGTCGACTCCGTACCCGAGAATTTGGATGAAATATCCCGCAAGATCAAGCAACTGGAAATTGAACGTGAAGCTATCAAGCGGGAAAAAGACCAACCCAAACTGGATACGATAGGTAAAGAAATTGCTGAATTAAAAGAGCAAGAAAAGTCACATAAGGCTAAATGGCAGAACGAAAAGTCTCTGATGGACAAGATCCAAAAGAACAAGGTAGAAATAGAAAACCTAAAATTCGAAGCCGAAAAAGCCGAACGGGAAGGTGATTATGGAAAAGTTGCTGAAATACGTTACGGTACACTCCAAGCTCTGAACAAAGAGATCGAAGATACTCAGGAAGAACTGAAAGTAATGCAAGGCGACTCGGCCATGATTAAGGAAGAAGTGGACGCTGAAGATATCGCTGATGTTGTAGCCCGCTGGACAGGAATTCCGGTAAGCAAAATGTTACAGAGTGAAAAGGACAAGCTGCTTCACTTGGAAGACGAGTTGCACCAGCGCGTCATCGGTCAAGATGAAGCCATCGCTGCTGTTGCCGATGCAGTCCGCCGTAGTCGTGCAGGACTTCAAGACCCGAAACGTCCGATCGGCTCATTCATATTCTTGGGAACGACCGGTGTCGGTAAGACAGAATTGGCAAAGGCTCTCGCTGAATTCATGTTCGATGATGAATCAATGATGACCCGTATCGACATGAGTGAATATCAGGAAAAACATAGCGTCTCCCGTCTTGTCGGAGCGCCTCCGGGATATGTAGGTTATGATGAAGGCGGTCAGTTGACAGAAGCCATCCGGCGCAAACCATATTCCGTAGTATTGTTCGATGAAATAGAGAAAGCTCACCCGGATGTTTTCAATATCCTTTTGCAGGTGCTGGATGACGGACGACTGACAGATAACAAAGGTCGTGTGGTAAACTTTAAGAACACCATCATCATCATGACTTCCAATATGGGAAGCTCCTACATCCAAAGTCAGATGGAGAAATTGAACGGTGAAAACAAAGAGAAAGTAGTCGAAGAAACCAAAAAGGAAGTGATGAATATGTTAAAGAAAACCATTCGTCCGGAATTCCTAAACCGTATCGATGAAACCATCATGTTCCTGCCACTGACGGAAAAGGAAATTAAAGAGATCGTGCTGTTACAGATCAAAGGTGTCGAAAAAATGCTTGCTGGCAATGGTGTTGAATTGAAACTGACAGATGCTGCCATAGACTTTATTGCACAGGCAGGATATGATCCGGAATTTGGAGCCCGTCCGGTGAAGAGAGCAATCCAGCGTTATTTGCTGAATGACTTGTCAAAGAAGCTACTTTCACAGGAGGTGGCACGTGACAAAGCGATCATTGTCGATGTAGCAGGTGACGGATTATCATTCCATAATTAA
- a CDS encoding DUF6621 family protein has product MNEKIKLPETVMLIDAAFLNFVIVDLKKYFENQLNRPLQQIDLSSLTTYLALDAGIMEGDNKVQLLFVYDQNSSRLIDCKPADFKKELDGVAFSNQFGEFSFAGVPCEDMVSRGELFLDMLDIVIDSPDVKKLVVISFNEEYGDKVVKTLNAVKEKEIVQFCMSEPEGTVEYRWEILAFPLMQALGIRGDEL; this is encoded by the coding sequence ATGAATGAAAAGATAAAACTTCCTGAAACGGTAATGTTGATTGATGCGGCATTCCTTAATTTTGTAATAGTTGATTTAAAGAAATATTTTGAGAACCAACTCAATCGTCCGCTACAACAGATTGATTTATCTTCGTTAACGACCTATTTGGCATTGGATGCCGGTATTATGGAAGGAGACAACAAAGTTCAACTATTGTTTGTGTATGATCAGAATTCTTCAAGATTGATCGATTGTAAGCCTGCCGATTTCAAAAAAGAATTGGATGGAGTGGCATTCTCTAACCAGTTTGGTGAGTTCTCTTTTGCGGGAGTGCCCTGTGAAGATATGGTGTCTCGGGGCGAGCTTTTCCTTGACATGCTTGACATAGTTATAGATTCTCCCGATGTGAAAAAATTGGTAGTTATTTCTTTTAATGAAGAGTATGGTGATAAAGTTGTTAAAACATTGAATGCTGTCAAAGAGAAGGAAATTGTCCAGTTTTGCATGAGTGAACCGGAAGGAACTGTTGAATATCGGTGGGAAATACTGGCTTTTCCATTGATGCAAGCTCTTGGTATCAGAGGGGACGAGTTATAA